The Bernardetia sp. ABR2-2B DNA window AAGGAAAACATTCAAACAAAAATGAATTAATTGAAAAAACTTTTATCAGATGGAAAGCAAAATATCCAACTGTTGAATATAAGATGGCTAGTTTTTAACTTAAAAAACACTCACACTCATTCCACCATCAACAGTTATATTTTGTCCTGTCAGATAGGAAGATTTATCCATCGCCAAAAATGCAATTACGGAAGCCATTTCTGCTGCTTTGGCAATTCTTCCCAACGGGGTTCTTAAAAGTATGCGTTCTAATTTTTCTTTATTTTCAAAAACTGCTTCTGTGAGTGGCGTTTTGGTGTACCAAGGCGAAACCGTATTTACACGAATGTTGTCTTCTGCCCACTCAACGGCAAAACTACGTGTTTGTTGATTGATTCCTCCCTTCGACATCGCATAGGGCAAACCACTATTTACATCTTGACTTCCTGCCACTGAACCTACATTCACAACGGACGCATTTTGAGATTTTTGGAGTAATGGATATAAAATTCTTGAAACCTCAAAAGGAGCTATCAAATTGATTTCCAGTATCTTACGATATTCTTCTTCGTTATATTCTAAAGCTGATTTTCTGATATTTATTCCTGCATTATTTACCAAAATATCTAATTTTTGAAAATTACTTTCTATCCAATTAAAGGCTTTTTGTCGGTCTGCTTTGCTCGTTACATCTGCTTTTATTCCTTTTATAAACGAATTTGGAAACTCTTTTTTCAGTTCTTTTTCTAGATTTTGAATTTCATCTTCATTACGAGCAGAAAATAAAACATCTGCCTCAAGTTCTAAAAACTCAATAACAGTTGCTTTTCCAATTCCCTTTGAGCCACCTGTAACAAAAGCTTTTCTGTCTTTAAGATTCCAAGAAGTTTTCATAAAAATGTGGTTTTTGTTTGTTGGTGTCGCTGCGCTAAAACACCAAAAATGGCAGAGTTATAAAGGTAATTTGTATTTAACTAATAATTTATCGCTAACAACTAATCACTATTTGAGAAATCTTTCAACAATCTTAGATTCAGAGGCTTTTATCATTACTTCTAATGCTTTTTCAGCACGATTGGCAAAGGAATCTATCTGTTGCATCATTTCTTTAAACTCTTCTACTTCTTTATTTTTTTGTTCTATTTCTTCTTTTGAATCTATTTTTTTCTTCTCTGCTTCCGAAATTTCTACATCTTTTACATCTTCTAGCATCTTCAAAATAGGTTCTAACTCTCGCTTTCTGCGCTCTCTCATTACTCTTCTTGTAATTTCCCACATATCTTTTTCAGCAGCAAAATATTCTTTTCGCTCTCCTATTTTTATAGTTTTTTCTATAAGCTGCCAATCTATTAAGGCTCTCAAATTCATATTTGCGCTTCCTTGTGAAACTGAAAGTGTATCTATAATCTCTTGTGCGCTAAGAGGCTCGGCAGAGACCAACAAAAGTGCGTGAATTTGTGCCATTGTTCGGCTAATTCCCCAGCTTGTTCCCAAAACACCCCATGCTTGAATAAATTTTGCTTTTGCGTCGTCTAATTTCATTATCTT harbors:
- a CDS encoding SDR family oxidoreductase, giving the protein MKTSWNLKDRKAFVTGGSKGIGKATVIEFLELEADVLFSARNEDEIQNLEKELKKEFPNSFIKGIKADVTSKADRQKAFNWIESNFQKLDILVNNAGINIRKSALEYNEEEYRKILEINLIAPFEVSRILYPLLQKSQNASVVNVGSVAGSQDVNSGLPYAMSKGGINQQTRSFAVEWAEDNIRVNTVSPWYTKTPLTEAVFENKEKLERILLRTPLGRIAKAAEMASVIAFLAMDKSSYLTGQNITVDGGMSVSVF
- a CDS encoding transcriptional regulator, giving the protein MKLDDAKAKFIQAWGVLGTSWGISRTMAQIHALLLVSAEPLSAQEIIDTLSVSQGSANMNLRALIDWQLIEKTIKIGERKEYFAAEKDMWEITRRVMRERRKRELEPILKMLEDVKDVEISEAEKKKIDSKEEIEQKNKEVEEFKEMMQQIDSFANRAEKALEVMIKASESKIVERFLK